A DNA window from Stenotrophomonas sp. 57 contains the following coding sequences:
- a CDS encoding aspartate aminotransferase family protein, which translates to MKRPASDLHDLATRRPESLEAYWMPFTANRQYKAAPRVLVRAEGMHYEDVDGRQILDGTAGLWCCNAGHARPRIVEAIVEQARTLDYSPAFQMGSPPAFALAQRLAALAPTPLNHVFFTSSGSEAVDTAMKIVLAYHRQRGEGQRTRFISREKAYHGVGFGGMALGGLPNNRRAFGLQLGGVDYLRHTLDLQRNAFSKGLPRQGAELADDLERLIALHDASTIAAVFVEPIAGSAGVILPAPGYLQRLRELCDHHGILLVFDEVITGFGRVGMPFAAQRFGVTPDLLTFAKAVSNGAVPLGGVLASDAVHATLMQAPPQAIELFHGYTYSGHPLACAAALATLEVYAEERLFERAIELGEYWQERLHALQGLPNVIDIRNFGLVGAVELAPRRDTPGSRGYDVFRRCFQDGRLLVRCTGDIIALSPPLIVDKAQIDQITGTLGEMIRATA; encoded by the coding sequence ATGAAGCGTCCCGCGAGCGACCTGCACGATCTGGCGACCCGGCGCCCCGAGTCACTTGAGGCGTACTGGATGCCATTCACCGCCAACCGCCAGTACAAGGCAGCGCCGCGTGTGCTGGTGCGTGCCGAGGGCATGCACTACGAAGATGTCGACGGCCGCCAGATCCTCGATGGCACGGCCGGCCTCTGGTGCTGCAACGCCGGCCACGCGCGGCCGCGTATCGTCGAGGCCATCGTCGAGCAGGCGCGCACGCTCGACTACTCGCCAGCCTTTCAGATGGGCTCGCCGCCGGCATTCGCGCTGGCGCAGCGGCTGGCCGCGCTGGCACCGACGCCGCTGAACCATGTGTTCTTCACCAGTTCCGGCTCCGAGGCGGTGGATACCGCGATGAAGATCGTGCTGGCCTACCACCGCCAGCGCGGCGAGGGCCAGCGCACGCGCTTCATCAGCCGCGAGAAGGCCTACCACGGCGTGGGTTTCGGTGGCATGGCGCTGGGCGGGCTGCCCAACAACCGCCGGGCGTTCGGCCTGCAGCTGGGCGGCGTGGACTACCTGCGCCACACCCTGGACCTGCAGCGCAACGCGTTCAGCAAAGGCCTGCCGCGCCAGGGCGCTGAACTGGCCGACGACCTGGAGCGGCTGATCGCGCTGCACGATGCCTCGACCATCGCGGCGGTGTTCGTCGAGCCCATCGCCGGGTCCGCCGGGGTGATCCTGCCGGCGCCGGGCTACCTGCAGCGCCTGCGCGAACTCTGCGACCACCACGGCATCCTGCTGGTGTTCGACGAGGTCATCACCGGCTTCGGCCGGGTCGGCATGCCGTTCGCCGCCCAGCGCTTCGGGGTCACTCCGGACCTGCTGACCTTCGCCAAGGCGGTCAGCAATGGCGCGGTACCGCTGGGTGGCGTGCTGGCCAGCGACGCCGTGCATGCAACCCTGATGCAGGCACCGCCACAGGCCATCGAGCTGTTCCATGGCTATACCTACTCGGGGCATCCGCTGGCCTGTGCAGCGGCGCTGGCCACGCTGGAGGTCTATGCCGAGGAGCGCCTGTTCGAACGGGCCATCGAACTGGGTGAGTACTGGCAGGAACGGCTGCATGCGCTGCAGGGCCTGCCCAACGTGATCGACATCCGCAACTTCGGGCTGGTCGGTGCGGTCGAGCTGGCGCCGCGCCGCGATACTCCCGGCAGCCGTGGCTATGATGTGTTCCGGCGCTGCTTCCAGGACGGCCGGCTGCTGGTGCGCTGTACCGGTGACATCATCGCGCTGTCGCCGCCGCTGATCGTGGACAAGGCGCAGATCGACCAGATCACCGGCACGCTGGGCGAGATGATCCGGGCCACCGCCTGA
- a CDS encoding plasmid replication/partition related protein, with amino-acid sequence MDIVVKEELKAYIDPLTADEHDALERSILAEGCRDALVLWGNVLVDGHNRFGICQKHGLPFNTVQNTRFQSMEDVHLWMIEQHLGRRSVSDFQRGVLALRKRDILAARKQVEQAQLQRESDGTAEAVEDAGEDSPPWEPAPKISRAELAREAKLSTSQVGMIERIHAQAAAEVVEAVKAGMISISAAAAVADLPEEEQRAAAAGGKDELKQAAKRVRESKRKPRAPKPEPAEMDFAEADEDEIASRDAEVLSALEQLGEDAPALRRRVVALTRENDTLRAQLAALRKQLEAL; translated from the coding sequence ATGGATATCGTCGTCAAAGAAGAACTCAAGGCCTACATCGACCCGCTGACCGCGGACGAACATGACGCGCTGGAACGCAGCATCCTGGCCGAAGGTTGCCGCGATGCACTGGTGCTGTGGGGTAACGTGCTGGTCGATGGTCACAACCGCTTCGGCATCTGCCAGAAGCACGGCCTGCCGTTCAACACCGTGCAGAACACCCGCTTCCAGAGCATGGAAGACGTACACCTGTGGATGATCGAACAGCACCTGGGCCGCCGCAGCGTGTCCGACTTCCAGCGCGGCGTGCTGGCGCTGCGCAAGCGCGACATCCTGGCCGCCCGCAAGCAGGTCGAGCAGGCGCAGCTGCAGCGCGAGAGCGACGGCACCGCCGAAGCCGTCGAGGACGCCGGTGAGGACAGCCCGCCGTGGGAACCGGCACCGAAGATCAGCCGCGCCGAGCTGGCCCGCGAAGCCAAGCTGAGCACCAGCCAGGTCGGCATGATCGAGCGCATCCACGCCCAGGCTGCGGCCGAGGTGGTGGAAGCGGTGAAGGCCGGCATGATCTCGATCAGCGCCGCTGCGGCCGTGGCCGACCTGCCGGAAGAAGAGCAGCGCGCCGCCGCCGCCGGTGGCAAGGACGAGCTGAAGCAGGCTGCCAAGCGCGTGCGCGAGTCCAAGCGCAAGCCGCGCGCGCCGAAGCCGGAGCCGGCCGAGATGGACTTCGCGGAAGCGGACGAGGACGAGATCGCCAGCCGCGATGCCGAAGTGCTGTCGGCGCTGGAACAGCTGGGTGAGGATGCACCGGCCCTGCGCCGTCGCGTGGTTGCCCTGACCCGCGAGAACGACACCCTGCGCGCGCAGCTGGCCGCGCTGCGTAAACAGCTCGAAGCACTGTAA
- a CDS encoding DUF445 family protein: protein MTPANDPRRAQLRRLKALALGLLLLMLAGFAVSHWQGERGVWAWVSAFCEAAAVGALADWFAVVALFRRPMGLPIPHTAIIPRSKERIGDSLALFVRDQFLEPGVLLAKLQVFDPASRLGSWLADPARSRMLADMARGWALQALDFFDETAVRRQLHGFVVEQLRQWNAAATAGDLLALLTADGRHQRVLDEGLQRLGRWLEQPEVKERASQLIVRYIQREWPTLSSTVNWVKPIDEIGDSLAERLARAVLEELQQVLAEPQHPLRQDYETWLQSYVQRLREDPALAGRIEQLKQEMIDHPALQEYVQGLWARIHASLRADLQREDSALVGHLQRSLGSLGASLQADPALREALNQHLMEGAQRLTGRLREGVTTHIAQTVKGWDERHLVEQLELSVGRDLQFIRFNGTLVGGLIGLLLHAATVLFRF, encoded by the coding sequence ATGACGCCTGCCAACGATCCGCGCCGCGCCCAGCTGCGGCGCCTGAAAGCCCTCGCGCTGGGCCTGCTGCTGTTGATGCTGGCCGGTTTCGCGGTCAGCCACTGGCAGGGCGAGCGCGGCGTATGGGCCTGGGTCTCCGCCTTCTGCGAAGCCGCGGCCGTGGGCGCGCTGGCCGACTGGTTCGCCGTGGTCGCGCTGTTCCGGCGGCCCATGGGCCTGCCGATTCCGCACACCGCCATCATCCCGCGCAGCAAGGAACGCATCGGCGACAGCCTGGCGCTGTTCGTGCGCGACCAGTTCCTGGAGCCGGGTGTGCTGCTGGCCAAGCTGCAGGTATTCGATCCGGCCAGCCGCCTGGGCAGCTGGCTGGCCGACCCGGCACGCTCGCGCATGCTGGCCGACATGGCCCGCGGCTGGGCGCTGCAGGCACTGGACTTCTTCGACGAAACTGCCGTGCGCCGGCAGCTGCACGGCTTCGTGGTGGAGCAGCTGCGGCAGTGGAATGCCGCCGCCACCGCCGGCGATCTGCTGGCGTTGCTGACCGCCGATGGCCGCCACCAGCGCGTGCTGGACGAGGGCCTGCAACGGCTGGGGCGCTGGCTGGAACAGCCGGAAGTGAAGGAGCGCGCCTCGCAGCTGATCGTGCGCTACATCCAGCGCGAATGGCCGACGCTGTCGAGCACGGTGAACTGGGTCAAGCCGATCGACGAGATCGGCGACAGCCTGGCCGAACGCCTGGCCCGCGCGGTGCTGGAAGAGCTGCAGCAGGTACTGGCCGAGCCGCAGCATCCACTGCGCCAGGACTACGAGACCTGGCTGCAGAGCTACGTGCAGCGCCTGCGCGAGGATCCGGCGCTGGCCGGGCGCATCGAGCAGCTCAAGCAGGAAATGATCGATCATCCGGCCCTTCAGGAGTACGTGCAGGGGCTGTGGGCGCGCATCCATGCCAGCCTGCGCGCAGACCTGCAACGCGAGGACTCGGCGCTGGTCGGCCACCTGCAGCGCAGCCTGGGCTCGCTCGGTGCCAGCCTGCAGGCCGACCCCGCCCTGCGCGAGGCACTGAACCAGCACCTGATGGAAGGTGCGCAGCGCCTGACCGGGCGCCTGCGCGAGGGCGTGACCACGCATATCGCGCAGACCGTGAAGGGCTGGGACGAGCGCCACCTGGTCGAGCAGCTGGAACTGAGCGTGGGCCGTGACCTGCAGTTCATCCGCTTCAACGGCACCCTGGTCGGCGGCCTGATCGGCCTGCTGCTGCACGCGGCAACCGTCCTTTTCCGCTTCTGA
- a CDS encoding TonB-dependent siderophore receptor → MAMPLNLPRPTLLALAVTALMIAPLAHADGTAESSARTLDTVKVTADGEIPNSYTVKNARSATRLDLSLRETPQSVTVITRQRLDDMSLFSLSDVMGQVTGVSVSVTDSERINYVSRGYTIDNFQIDGMLNTFGGSVKTNTDNVIYERIEVVRGATGLTTGAGDPSGTISMIRKRPTDSFQMGANLTVGRWDNRRLEADLGGPVAWDGRIRARVVAAKQQSDSFRDVYSLDKDVFYGIVQADLSDSTLFEVGYEYQSPRTSGVTWGVVPYWGADGAPANLPRSTNLSASWSAWPIMEKTRFARLEQQLGNGWSVKGNLSHAVRDTDGSVWYGAAGNPRADGTGVTAYIAHFNEHSTMDVFDVNVGGPFQLLGREHELVFGLGQSVRKGESEDTDSDYDDAYAVVPDWRHWTGNVPVLPVTRLGRLSSQNELRQRAAYVAARLRLADPLLAVVGARYGSWETRSWAYGYDANGNRNRITRTGYRPDDMLTPYAGLVYDFNSIFSGYVSYTDIFKPQNYRDRNGNYLEPVVGNMYEAGVKAEFFGGLLNASAAVFEGKQDNVAEIDDSVPVNSLPDGSQAYRSTGKGNKVKGWEIETQGSIGEQWNISAGFAHTVIRNKDGVLQRTTAPQDTFRLNASWRPGGIDGRFWLGGGVTWQSRIWNNSTKPDRSKARITQDAFYLVNLAGGYRFNENFSAQLNINNLLDKKYFNNVGFYNGVYWGEPRNVTVTLRWKL, encoded by the coding sequence ATGGCAATGCCGCTGAACCTCCCTCGTCCCACTCTGCTGGCCCTGGCCGTGACCGCACTGATGATCGCTCCGCTGGCACACGCCGACGGCACCGCCGAATCTTCCGCGCGCACGCTGGATACCGTGAAGGTGACCGCCGACGGCGAGATTCCCAACAGCTACACGGTGAAGAACGCGCGCAGTGCGACCAGGCTGGACCTGTCGCTGCGCGAGACGCCGCAGTCGGTGACGGTGATCACCCGCCAGCGCCTGGACGACATGAGCCTGTTCTCGCTGTCGGACGTGATGGGCCAGGTGACCGGCGTCAGCGTGTCGGTCACCGACAGCGAGCGCATCAACTATGTCTCGCGCGGCTACACCATCGACAATTTCCAGATCGACGGCATGCTCAATACGTTCGGTGGCTCGGTCAAGACCAACACCGACAACGTAATCTACGAGCGCATCGAAGTGGTCCGCGGCGCCACCGGCCTGACCACCGGCGCCGGCGATCCGTCCGGCACCATCAGCATGATCCGCAAGCGCCCAACCGACTCGTTCCAGATGGGCGCCAACCTCACGGTGGGACGCTGGGACAACCGCCGCCTGGAAGCGGATCTCGGTGGTCCGGTTGCCTGGGACGGACGCATCCGTGCGCGCGTGGTCGCGGCCAAGCAGCAGAGCGATTCATTCCGTGATGTCTATTCGCTCGACAAGGATGTGTTCTACGGCATCGTGCAGGCCGACCTGAGCGACAGCACGCTGTTCGAGGTGGGCTACGAATACCAGTCGCCCCGTACCAGCGGCGTGACCTGGGGCGTGGTGCCGTACTGGGGCGCCGATGGCGCGCCAGCCAACCTGCCTCGCTCGACCAACCTGTCGGCCTCGTGGAGCGCCTGGCCGATCATGGAGAAGACCCGCTTCGCGCGGCTGGAGCAGCAGCTCGGCAACGGCTGGTCGGTGAAGGGTAACCTCAGCCACGCGGTGCGCGATACCGATGGCAGCGTCTGGTACGGCGCTGCCGGCAATCCGCGTGCCGATGGAACAGGCGTCACGGCCTACATCGCGCACTTCAACGAACACAGCACGATGGATGTGTTCGACGTCAACGTCGGTGGCCCGTTCCAGCTGCTCGGTCGCGAGCATGAACTGGTGTTCGGCCTGGGCCAGTCGGTGCGCAAGGGCGAGTCGGAAGACACGGACTCCGACTACGACGATGCCTATGCCGTGGTGCCGGACTGGCGGCACTGGACCGGCAATGTGCCGGTGCTGCCGGTGACACGCCTGGGCAGGCTGTCTTCGCAGAATGAACTGCGCCAGCGCGCAGCCTACGTTGCCGCGCGCCTGCGCCTGGCCGATCCGCTGCTGGCGGTGGTCGGCGCGCGCTACGGCAGCTGGGAAACCCGCAGCTGGGCCTATGGCTACGATGCCAATGGCAACCGCAACCGCATCACCCGCACCGGCTACCGGCCGGACGACATGCTCACCCCGTATGCCGGCCTGGTCTACGACTTCAATTCGATCTTCAGCGGCTATGTCAGCTACACCGACATCTTCAAGCCGCAGAACTATCGCGACCGCAATGGCAACTACCTGGAGCCCGTGGTCGGCAACATGTACGAAGCAGGTGTCAAGGCCGAATTCTTCGGCGGCCTGCTCAATGCCTCGGCCGCCGTATTCGAGGGCAAGCAGGACAACGTCGCCGAGATCGATGATTCGGTGCCGGTGAACTCGCTGCCCGACGGCAGCCAAGCCTACCGCTCCACCGGCAAGGGCAACAAGGTCAAGGGCTGGGAGATCGAAACCCAAGGCAGCATCGGCGAGCAGTGGAACATCTCGGCTGGTTTCGCCCACACCGTCATCCGCAACAAGGACGGCGTGCTGCAGCGGACTACCGCCCCGCAGGACACCTTCCGGCTCAACGCCAGCTGGCGCCCCGGCGGTATCGACGGCCGCTTCTGGCTGGGTGGTGGCGTGACCTGGCAGAGCCGCATCTGGAACAACAGCACCAAGCCCGATCGCAGCAAGGCCAGGATCACCCAGGACGCGTTCTACCTCGTCAACCTCGCTGGCGGCTACCGCTTCAACGAGAACTTCAGCGCCCAGCTGAACATCAACAACCTGCTGGACAAGAAGTATTTCAACAACGTCGGTTTCTACAACGGCGTGTACTGGGGCGAACCACGCAATGTCACCGTGACGCTGCGCTGGAAGCTCTGA